CCGACCCGTACCCGGTACAGCGTCTTGTCCTGAATCATCACCTGCTGGATGACGGCTTCAACTCCCATAAACGCAAGCTTGGCCTTTTGGTTGTCCGCATCCTGCGCCGTACTGAAAGAACCGGCCTGCAGGAAAAGCGGTGTCTTGCTTTCCTTGGACTCTTCCTTCTTCGGCTCTTCCTTCTTTTCGTCCTTTTTAGGCTCGTCTTTCCGCACTTCCGGCTTGCCCGCCTTGTCCGGTACGGCGTCCGCCTTACCCGGCAGGATGTCGTAGAACTGGAAACGCTTCTCCGGCACCGGATCGCCCGGCTTGCCCGGCAAGGCAACAGGCTGGGCCGGCTGGGTAGCCGGGGCATTGCCGGCCGGCTTGCCGTTGGCCGGCGCGGCATCGGGCTTGGCCGATGCCTGAACCTGCTTGTTGAACGGCAACGGCGCCTTGTTCATGTACCAGACGACCCCAGCCGCGACACCGACGCCGAGGACAAGACCGATGAACATGCCGATCAGCGTGCCGCCGCCCGATTTCTTTTTCGCCGGTTGATTCCTGCGCGGTTTCATATCGCGGGTCATGAG
The sequence above is drawn from the Dechloromonas sp. TW-R-39-2 genome and encodes:
- a CDS encoding SPOR domain-containing protein — its product is MTRDMKPRRNQPAKKKSGGGTLIGMFIGLVLGVGVAAGVVWYMNKAPLPFNKQVQASAKPDAAPANGKPAGNAPATQPAQPVALPGKPGDPVPEKRFQFYDILPGKADAVPDKAGKPEVRKDEPKKDEKKEEPKKEESKESKTPLFLQAGSFSTAQDADNQKAKLAFMGVEAVIQQVMIQDKTLYRVRVGPYTKIDELNKTRAELAKAGIDAQLAKNKE